From a single Labrenzia sp. PHM005 genomic region:
- a CDS encoding SulP family inorganic anion transporter, translating to MSGLKRYFPILEWGKTYDKETATSDLVAAVIVTIMLIPQSLAYALLAGLPPEVGLYASIAPLVAYALFGTSRALAVGPVAVVSLMTASAVGQFAEQGTPEYLGAAIALAFISGLMLMVMGFFRLGFLANLLSHPVISGFITASGLLIASSQLKHILGVPANGHTLYEILLSIVSNLNSVNWITLVIGASATAFLFWVRKGLKKLLLDLGLNPFLADILTKAGPVAAVAVTTLASAVFSLSEKGVRVVGDIPSGLPVPQLPSLDSELWLALAGPALLISVIGFVESVSVAQTLAAKKRQRIEPDQELIGLGTSNIASALSGGYPVTGGFARSVVNFDAGAATPAAGAYTAAGIALATLFLTPLLTHLPQATLAATIIVAVLSLVDFGAVKRTFAYSKSDFSAMAATILITLFFGVEQGVVAGVGLSIALYLYRNSRPHMAIVGVVPGTEHFRNIDRHKVVTGDRVLTLRVDESLFFANTRFLEDKIYALVADRPDIEHVVLMCPAVNEIDASALESLEEINHRLSDSGVSFHLSEVKGPVMDRLKRTDFLDHLTGQVFLSQYEALVTLDPLTAHISESHTPKKPARSDVWAGPEI from the coding sequence ATGAGCGGACTGAAACGTTATTTCCCCATTCTTGAATGGGGAAAAACCTATGACAAAGAAACCGCAACCAGCGATCTGGTTGCGGCTGTTATCGTAACGATCATGCTCATTCCGCAATCGCTTGCTTATGCCTTGCTGGCGGGACTGCCCCCGGAAGTCGGTCTTTATGCGTCGATTGCACCGCTTGTGGCCTATGCGCTTTTCGGAACCAGCCGGGCGCTGGCGGTTGGACCGGTTGCCGTGGTCTCTCTGATGACGGCCTCCGCCGTTGGTCAGTTCGCCGAACAAGGAACACCGGAATATCTGGGTGCGGCCATTGCGCTCGCCTTCATCTCCGGTCTCATGCTGATGGTGATGGGCTTTTTCCGGCTCGGGTTTCTGGCCAATCTCCTGAGCCATCCGGTGATCTCCGGCTTCATCACAGCGTCCGGCTTGCTGATTGCCTCCAGCCAGCTGAAACATATTCTCGGTGTTCCGGCGAACGGTCATACGCTTTACGAAATCCTGTTATCCATCGTTTCAAATTTGAATTCGGTGAACTGGATCACTTTGGTGATTGGCGCGAGCGCAACGGCCTTTTTGTTCTGGGTACGCAAGGGCCTGAAGAAACTGCTGCTCGATTTGGGTTTGAATCCCTTTCTTGCCGACATCCTGACCAAAGCGGGCCCGGTGGCCGCTGTTGCCGTCACAACCCTGGCTTCGGCGGTGTTTTCACTTAGTGAGAAAGGCGTGAGGGTTGTCGGCGATATCCCGTCCGGCTTGCCCGTCCCGCAACTGCCGAGTCTTGACAGCGAGCTCTGGCTCGCGCTTGCCGGGCCGGCGCTGCTGATCTCGGTAATCGGTTTTGTTGAATCTGTGTCCGTTGCCCAAACCTTGGCGGCAAAAAAGCGCCAGCGGATCGAACCGGATCAGGAACTGATCGGCCTTGGCACCTCAAACATCGCCTCTGCGCTGTCCGGCGGCTATCCGGTCACCGGCGGGTTCGCCCGTTCCGTGGTGAATTTCGATGCGGGAGCGGCAACCCCTGCGGCCGGAGCCTATACGGCGGCCGGTATTGCGCTCGCTACATTGTTTTTAACGCCGCTGCTGACCCACTTGCCTCAGGCGACACTCGCCGCCACGATCATCGTTGCGGTGTTGTCCTTGGTGGATTTTGGCGCTGTTAAACGGACTTTTGCCTACTCAAAAAGCGACTTTTCGGCGATGGCGGCTACCATTCTGATCACGCTCTTCTTCGGCGTTGAACAAGGGGTTGTTGCCGGTGTTGGCCTCTCAATTGCGCTATACCTCTATCGCAACAGTCGGCCCCATATGGCAATCGTAGGCGTGGTTCCGGGCACCGAACACTTCCGCAACATCGACCGGCACAAGGTGGTGACCGGTGACCGTGTCCTGACGCTCCGGGTCGATGAAAGCCTGTTTTTCGCCAACACAAGGTTCCTTGAAGACAAAATCTATGCGCTGGTTGCCGACCGGCCGGACATTGAGCATGTCGTTCTGATGTGCCCGGCGGTCAACGAGATCGACGCCAGTGCACTGGAGAGCCTGGAAGAAATCAACCACCGCCTGTCCGATTCCGGCGTCTCTTTTCACTTGTCGGAAGTTAAGGGCCCAGTGATGGACCGGCTCAAGAGAACGGACTTCCTGGACCATCTGACCGGCCAGGTCTTCCTGAGCCAATATGAGGCGCTGGTGACCTTAGACCCGCTGACAGCCCATATCTCGGAATCGCACACGCCGAAAAAACCGGCCCGGTCAGATGTCTGGGCAGGCCCTGAAATCTGA
- a CDS encoding MmcB family DNA repair protein, with protein MKTDNHSASGRIELNDPLADGRQSETAIKVWRGAARLMRQRQFACAAEVTLASARRADLLALGPKHELWIIEVKSSVADFRADHKWPDYRQHCDRFYFATHPDVPLDIFPEEAGLIVSDGFGAEILREAPEHKVAAATRKAVTLRFAQATANRLHDLLDPDGRRFFDGL; from the coding sequence ATGAAAACCGATAATCATTCGGCAAGCGGGCGAATTGAGCTGAATGACCCGCTTGCAGACGGCCGCCAATCGGAGACCGCGATCAAGGTCTGGCGCGGGGCGGCCCGGCTCATGCGCCAGCGCCAATTCGCCTGTGCGGCCGAAGTTACACTCGCATCAGCCCGGCGCGCCGACCTTCTGGCGCTTGGTCCAAAACACGAGCTTTGGATCATCGAGGTCAAATCCTCGGTGGCTGATTTTCGGGCCGACCATAAATGGCCAGACTACCGGCAGCATTGTGACCGGTTTTATTTTGCCACCCATCCAGATGTGCCTTTGGACATTTTTCCAGAGGAGGCAGGCCTGATCGTCTCAGACGGGTTTGGCGCTGAAATTCTGCGGGAAGCACCCGAGCACAAAGTCGCGGCCGCCACACGAAAGGCGGTCACTCTCCGCTTTGCTCAAGCCACAGCCAACCGGCTGCATGATCTTCTCGACCCCGACGGGCGCCGGTTTTTCGACGGCCTTTAA
- the xylA gene encoding xylose isomerase, with product MSTGFFGDLQPIQFAGPDSRDPLTYRHYNKDEVVFGKRMEDHLRFAVCYWHNFCWPGSDPFGGETFNRTWMAASGDPMEQAKLKADVAFEMFQILGMPFFTFHDRDIAPEGKTLAESNANVNAIADIFAKKMADTGVKLLWGTANMFSNRRYMSGAATNPNPDVFAYAAAQVKNAMDVTYRLRGENYVLWGGREGYETLLNTSIKQELDQLGRFLNMVVEYKHKIGFKGAILIEPKPQEPSKHQYDYDVATVYGFLKAYGLEHEVKMNIEQGHAILAGHSFEHELHMARSLGIFGSVDMNRNDYQCGWDTDHFGMNVPELALAYYEILMAGGFTSGGTNFDAKLRRQSLDPVDLIQAHVGSADAIARGLKAAAEMIEDGRLKGFVDDRYAGWQKPENQEILNGGGSLETLAERVHAKDLEPQPVSGKQEYLESLTNLFV from the coding sequence ATGAGCACTGGTTTTTTCGGCGATTTGCAGCCGATCCAATTTGCCGGACCCGACAGCCGCGACCCGCTGACCTACCGCCACTACAACAAGGATGAAGTGGTCTTCGGCAAGCGCATGGAAGACCATCTGCGGTTTGCCGTTTGTTACTGGCATAACTTCTGCTGGCCGGGATCTGACCCCTTTGGCGGTGAGACCTTCAACCGCACTTGGATGGCAGCCAGCGGCGATCCGATGGAACAAGCAAAACTCAAAGCCGATGTTGCTTTCGAAATGTTCCAGATCCTCGGGATGCCGTTCTTCACTTTCCACGACCGCGATATTGCGCCGGAAGGCAAGACGCTGGCCGAAAGCAATGCGAATGTGAATGCCATTGCCGATATCTTTGCAAAGAAGATGGCTGATACTGGCGTGAAGCTTCTCTGGGGTACAGCGAACATGTTCTCCAACCGGCGCTACATGTCCGGGGCTGCGACCAATCCGAACCCGGATGTCTTTGCCTATGCGGCGGCTCAGGTGAAAAACGCCATGGACGTCACTTACCGCCTGCGCGGCGAGAACTATGTGCTTTGGGGCGGCCGAGAGGGCTATGAAACCCTGCTCAACACCAGCATCAAACAGGAACTGGACCAGCTGGGCCGGTTCTTGAACATGGTGGTGGAATATAAACACAAGATTGGCTTTAAGGGCGCCATCCTGATCGAACCGAAGCCGCAAGAACCTTCAAAACACCAATATGACTATGATGTTGCGACCGTCTACGGCTTCCTAAAGGCTTATGGTCTGGAACACGAAGTCAAGATGAACATCGAACAGGGCCATGCGATCCTCGCCGGTCATTCGTTTGAGCACGAGCTGCATATGGCCCGCTCGCTCGGCATTTTCGGCTCTGTCGACATGAACCGCAATGACTATCAATGCGGTTGGGACACCGATCATTTTGGTATGAATGTGCCGGAACTGGCACTGGCTTATTACGAGATCCTGATGGCCGGCGGCTTTACCTCCGGCGGCACCAACTTCGACGCCAAACTGCGCCGGCAATCACTCGACCCGGTCGATCTGATCCAGGCCCATGTCGGCTCGGCAGATGCTATTGCCCGCGGCCTGAAGGCAGCTGCCGAAATGATTGAAGATGGTCGCCTGAAAGGTTTTGTCGATGACCGCTATGCCGGTTGGCAAAAACCGGAAAACCAGGAAATCCTGAACGGTGGCGGTTCTTTGGAAACTTTAGCCGAGCGGGTGCACGCGAAAGATCTGGAACCGCAGCCGGTCTCCGGCAAACAGGAATATCTAGAAAGTCTGACGAACCTGTTTGTTTGA
- the xylB gene encoding xylulokinase, whose protein sequence is MNIGLDIGTSSVKAILLDENQALIASATADLTVERPHPGWSEQDPDSWWTACETVLDSLKDQVPKELAAVKGIGLSGHMHGATLLDAADKPLRPCILWNDGRSAKQCADLEKAEPKFLSLGGNRVMPGFTAPKLQWVRENEPEIFARTEMVLLPKDYVRFRLTGIYAGDMSDSAGTLWLDVAKRDWSDDLLAATGLSRGNMPRLVEGSEVSGQVKSDLCARWGFDTAPVVAGGGGDNAASACGVGAVEPGSGFVSLGTSGVLFVTNDRFSPNVDNAVHAFCHAVPNTWHQMGVILSATDSLNWLAGRLKAAPGDLTAALGAVSGPSNVSFLPYLGGERTPHNDVAIRAGFAGISHETDDAELTHAVLDGVAFALKDCLSALSAAGTKVDRLLAVGGGSRSQTWLEIIASLLEVTIEVPIDGDFGASLGAARLGQAAALGSADGIFSKPALKTTIDPNPTLIPAYADAYQRWRKLYPALKQAGF, encoded by the coding sequence ATGAACATTGGCCTTGATATTGGCACCAGCTCTGTCAAAGCGATCCTATTGGATGAAAATCAGGCATTGATTGCTTCTGCGACTGCGGATCTGACGGTGGAGCGCCCGCATCCCGGCTGGTCTGAACAAGATCCGGACAGTTGGTGGACGGCCTGCGAAACCGTTTTGGACAGCCTCAAGGATCAAGTGCCTAAGGAGCTTGCAGCCGTTAAGGGTATCGGCCTCTCCGGCCACATGCATGGGGCTACGCTGCTGGATGCGGCAGACAAGCCGCTCCGTCCCTGTATTCTCTGGAACGATGGCCGGTCGGCCAAGCAATGTGCAGATCTGGAAAAAGCTGAACCGAAGTTTCTAAGCCTTGGCGGCAATCGTGTGATGCCAGGGTTTACAGCACCGAAACTGCAGTGGGTGCGCGAGAATGAACCCGAGATCTTCGCCAGGACCGAAATGGTCTTGCTGCCGAAGGACTATGTGCGTTTTCGGCTGACTGGCATCTATGCTGGCGATATGTCCGACAGTGCCGGCACGTTGTGGCTTGATGTTGCCAAACGGGACTGGAGTGATGATCTTCTGGCCGCGACAGGCTTGTCCCGCGGCAACATGCCAAGACTTGTTGAGGGGTCGGAAGTTTCCGGTCAGGTCAAATCAGACCTTTGTGCCCGTTGGGGCTTTGACACCGCTCCTGTTGTCGCGGGCGGCGGTGGTGACAATGCTGCATCCGCTTGCGGCGTCGGGGCGGTCGAGCCCGGTTCCGGTTTTGTGTCGCTCGGCACCTCGGGGGTTCTCTTTGTCACCAACGACCGGTTCTCGCCCAATGTAGACAACGCTGTTCATGCCTTTTGCCATGCCGTCCCAAACACCTGGCATCAGATGGGGGTGATCCTGTCGGCGACCGATAGCCTGAATTGGCTTGCCGGCCGGCTGAAGGCGGCCCCTGGTGATCTGACAGCGGCGCTTGGTGCTGTATCCGGGCCTTCGAACGTATCTTTTCTGCCGTATCTTGGCGGTGAACGCACACCGCACAATGACGTTGCGATCCGCGCCGGTTTTGCCGGTATTTCGCATGAGACGGATGATGCAGAGCTAACCCATGCGGTCTTGGATGGTGTTGCTTTCGCCTTGAAGGACTGCCTCAGCGCCTTAAGCGCTGCAGGGACCAAGGTGGATCGTCTTCTGGCCGTCGGGGGCGGGTCCCGCTCACAAACTTGGCTGGAAATCATCGCCAGTCTTTTGGAAGTAACGATCGAAGTTCCGATCGACGGTGACTTTGGCGCTTCGCTGGGTGCTGCCCGGTTGGGACAAGCCGCTGCGCTTGGGTCAGCGGACGGGATTTTTTCCAAACCCGCCCTCAAAACGACCATTGATCCAAACCCCACCCTCATTCCCGCCTACGCCGATGCTTATCAGCGGTGGCGCAAGCTTTATCCGGCGCTCAAGCAAGCCGGTTTCTAA
- a CDS encoding ATP-binding cassette domain-containing protein: MTTPLVELNDICISFGGVHAVDHATVDLFPGEVVGLLGHNGAGKSTLIKILSGAYKADSGEIRIDGKTVNIHSPRDARALNIETIYQTLALADNLDAASNLFLGRELTTPLGFVDDDAMEAETRKIMGRLNPNFKKFKAPVKALSGGQRQSVAIARAVYFNARILIMDEPTAALGVHETQMVTDLIQELKKQGLGIFLIDHDIHQVKAMCDRAAVMKNGQVVGIVEVDKVSEDDLLGMIILGKCPPGAIPGPGAINPEIAAA; encoded by the coding sequence ATGACAACGCCTCTCGTTGAACTCAACGACATCTGCATTTCCTTTGGTGGGGTGCATGCTGTCGATCACGCCACGGTGGACTTGTTTCCAGGCGAAGTGGTCGGTCTGCTTGGCCACAACGGCGCCGGAAAATCGACGCTGATCAAGATCCTGTCCGGCGCCTATAAGGCCGACAGCGGCGAAATCCGGATCGACGGCAAAACCGTCAACATCCATTCGCCGCGCGATGCCCGCGCGCTCAATATCGAGACGATCTACCAGACGCTCGCTCTGGCGGACAATCTCGATGCAGCTTCAAACCTGTTCCTTGGCCGGGAATTGACTACCCCGCTCGGGTTTGTCGACGACGACGCCATGGAAGCGGAAACCCGGAAGATCATGGGCCGGCTCAACCCGAACTTCAAAAAGTTCAAGGCGCCAGTAAAGGCTCTGTCGGGTGGCCAGCGCCAATCGGTGGCGATCGCCAGAGCGGTTTACTTCAATGCCCGGATCCTGATCATGGATGAGCCGACAGCAGCCCTCGGCGTTCATGAAACCCAGATGGTGACTGACCTGATCCAGGAGCTCAAAAAACAGGGCCTCGGCATCTTCCTGATCGACCATGACATTCACCAGGTGAAAGCCATGTGCGACCGGGCGGCCGTGATGAAAAACGGCCAGGTTGTCGGTATCGTAGAGGTCGACAAGGTCAGCGAAGACGATCTTCTGGGCATGATCATTCTCGGCAAATGCCCTCCGGGCGCCATCCCGGGTCCGGGCGCGATCAATCCGGAGATCGCCGCCGCTTAA
- a CDS encoding sugar ABC transporter permease yields the protein MSDTALSGSKSPAARNFFTALQLDTRLLGMIGAFIVLCLVFNVFTDGRFLTPRNIFNLTIQTVSVAIMATGMVFVIVTRHIDLSVGSLLATVAAVMAVVQTDVLPQFMGLGHSGIWVLAILSGVVVGCIIGAFQGWMIGYLGIPAFIVTLGGLLVWRNVAWFITSGQTIGPLDETFTMIGGIGGTMGETGSWILGVLAVGAVLWLQVASRRRKSAHGFPVKPMWAEVVMAGITTVSILGFVAILNAYDIPKARLKRIFEASGETLPEGLTMGYGIPYSVLLLIVIAVIMTVVAQRTRLGRYIFATGGNPDASELSGINTRFLTVKVFAIMGGLCALAAAVASARLGFSTNDIGTLDELRVIAAAVIGGTALAGGVGTIYGAILGALIMQSLQSGMAMVGVDAPLQNIVVGVVLVLAVLVDIIYRKRTGD from the coding sequence ATGTCCGATACGGCACTGTCCGGCTCAAAAAGCCCGGCAGCACGAAACTTCTTTACCGCGTTGCAGCTCGACACGCGCCTTCTGGGGATGATCGGGGCGTTCATCGTCCTGTGTCTGGTCTTCAATGTGTTTACTGATGGCCGGTTTCTGACCCCGCGCAACATCTTCAATCTGACGATCCAAACCGTATCTGTAGCCATCATGGCAACCGGCATGGTCTTTGTCATCGTCACCCGCCATATCGATCTGTCTGTGGGTTCGCTTCTGGCGACCGTCGCAGCTGTTATGGCAGTGGTACAGACGGATGTTCTGCCCCAATTCATGGGTCTTGGTCACTCGGGGATCTGGGTTCTCGCGATCCTGTCCGGCGTTGTGGTTGGATGTATCATCGGTGCATTCCAGGGCTGGATGATCGGGTATCTTGGAATCCCGGCCTTTATTGTCACTCTTGGCGGACTGCTGGTTTGGCGCAATGTCGCCTGGTTCATCACCAGCGGCCAGACAATTGGTCCGCTCGATGAAACCTTCACCATGATTGGTGGCATCGGCGGTACTATGGGTGAAACCGGGTCGTGGATCCTCGGCGTCCTCGCCGTTGGCGCAGTGCTTTGGCTGCAAGTTGCCTCGCGCCGGAGGAAATCCGCGCACGGCTTCCCGGTTAAGCCGATGTGGGCCGAGGTTGTTATGGCCGGTATCACAACGGTTTCCATTCTTGGCTTTGTTGCGATCCTGAACGCCTACGACATTCCGAAAGCCCGCTTGAAACGGATTTTCGAAGCCTCTGGAGAAACTCTGCCGGAAGGTCTGACCATGGGCTATGGCATTCCCTATTCAGTCCTGCTCTTGATTGTGATTGCCGTCATCATGACTGTCGTTGCACAACGGACCCGGCTGGGACGGTACATCTTCGCCACCGGCGGCAATCCGGACGCATCGGAACTCTCTGGTATCAACACACGGTTCCTGACCGTGAAGGTGTTCGCTATCATGGGCGGCCTCTGTGCGCTCGCTGCGGCCGTGGCCTCGGCCCGTCTTGGTTTTTCAACCAATGATATCGGCACACTCGATGAGCTTAGAGTAATCGCCGCCGCCGTAATTGGCGGCACCGCACTTGCCGGCGGCGTAGGCACCATTTATGGCGCGATCCTCGGGGCACTGATCATGCAATCCCTGCAATCGGGCATGGCCATGGTTGGCGTTGATGCGCCGCTGCAAAACATCGTGGTTGGCGTTGTGCTTGTACTCGCCGTCCTGGTTGACATCATCTACCGCAAACGTACGGGAGACTGA
- the xylF gene encoding D-xylose ABC transporter substrate-binding protein, translating to MRKFTTLLAGALMSATALTAANAADIVVGVSWSNFQEERWKTDEAAIKGALEAAGASYISADAQSSSAKQLSDVEALIAQGANALIILAQDAQAIGPAVQAAADEGIPVVGYDRLIDDNRAFYLTFDNVEVGRMQARAVLAAQPKGNYVMIKGSPTDPNADFLRGGQQEILQAAIDGGDIKIVGEAYTDGWLPANAQRNMEQILTANDNKVDAVVASNDGTAGGVVAALTAQGMEGTPVSGQDGDHAALNRVARGTQTVSVWKDARDLGKAAGEIAVALAKGGDMSSVDGANAWTSPGGTELTAKFLAPLPVTQDNLTAVVDAGWISKEDLCQGVENGPAPCN from the coding sequence ATGCGCAAGTTCACCACTCTGCTGGCGGGCGCCCTTATGTCCGCGACCGCTTTGACCGCGGCCAATGCTGCTGACATTGTTGTTGGCGTCAGCTGGTCAAACTTCCAGGAAGAGCGCTGGAAAACTGATGAGGCTGCAATCAAGGGTGCTCTGGAGGCTGCAGGCGCTTCCTACATCTCCGCCGATGCACAAAGCTCGTCTGCAAAACAGCTGTCTGATGTTGAAGCCTTGATCGCACAGGGTGCCAACGCTCTGATCATTCTGGCTCAAGACGCTCAAGCGATCGGCCCAGCTGTTCAGGCTGCCGCTGACGAAGGCATTCCGGTTGTCGGTTACGACCGTTTGATCGACGACAATCGTGCGTTTTATCTGACGTTTGACAACGTCGAAGTTGGCCGCATGCAGGCACGCGCTGTTCTGGCTGCTCAGCCGAAGGGCAACTACGTCATGATCAAAGGGTCCCCAACGGATCCGAACGCGGACTTCCTGCGTGGCGGTCAGCAGGAAATCCTGCAGGCTGCAATTGATGGCGGTGATATCAAGATTGTTGGTGAAGCCTACACCGATGGCTGGTTGCCAGCGAATGCTCAGCGCAACATGGAACAGATCCTGACCGCGAACGACAACAAGGTTGATGCTGTTGTGGCCTCCAACGACGGCACCGCCGGTGGTGTTGTTGCCGCTCTAACGGCCCAGGGCATGGAAGGCACGCCTGTGTCCGGTCAGGATGGCGATCATGCCGCGCTGAACCGCGTTGCCCGTGGCACCCAGACCGTATCCGTCTGGAAAGACGCCCGCGATCTCGGCAAAGCAGCCGGGGAAATCGCTGTAGCGCTCGCTAAAGGCGGTGACATGTCCTCCGTGGACGGTGCAAACGCCTGGACCTCTCCAGGTGGTACAGAGCTGACCGCAAAGTTCCTGGCACCGCTTCCGGTCACGCAAGACAACCTGACGGCTGTCGTCGATGCGGGCTGGATTTCCAAGGAAGATCTCTGCCAGGGCGTCGAAAACGGCCCTGCACCTTGTAACTAA
- a CDS encoding ROK family protein — MTRKADRDQIRRQNRSIVLQALRRNGPTARIDLGKITRLSPATVTAITSDLLDQKLVVSVESEEPKSHQSRGRPRTLLRLNPGVAYTVCIRLSVNTIDLSLVDFAGTITANRRTSFDSASADTNTFPPALISAIQDFLTDSGVRIDQLQEIGVAAQGVVETETGLVAWSPAFSGRKVPIIAPLEQAFGADCYISNDTNMITEALHWSDPERYSGTFAVVMLDYGVGMGLYLDDHLFSGASGTAAEFGHANHIPGGALCRCGKEGCLEAYLSDYALVRSASQLPEDTDPATIEAGVSGLKKLIERADAGDENARRAFHQAGRVLGYGLARVIALIDPKRIVLTGAAMRAYTFMEKGVWEGLKDALVEDLRNNFTLDVMPWNEDFIRTGLVAQSMERLDKDFLGVQVKAPRQEAS, encoded by the coding sequence ATGACACGCAAAGCGGACAGGGATCAAATCCGGCGGCAGAACAGAAGTATTGTTCTTCAGGCCCTTCGCCGGAACGGCCCGACAGCGCGGATTGACTTGGGCAAAATCACCCGGCTGAGCCCGGCGACAGTGACGGCGATCACGTCTGACCTTCTGGACCAGAAACTGGTCGTCAGCGTTGAAAGCGAGGAGCCGAAATCGCATCAGTCCAGAGGGCGGCCGCGGACGCTTTTGCGGCTCAACCCAGGCGTGGCTTACACCGTGTGCATTCGTTTGTCGGTAAATACGATCGACCTGTCTCTGGTCGACTTTGCCGGCACAATCACTGCAAATCGCAGAACCAGTTTCGACAGCGCTTCGGCGGACACAAACACTTTTCCCCCGGCCTTGATTTCAGCCATTCAGGACTTTTTGACAGATTCCGGTGTTCGCATTGATCAACTGCAAGAGATCGGTGTTGCAGCACAGGGTGTGGTTGAAACAGAAACGGGGCTTGTTGCCTGGAGTCCAGCCTTCTCGGGCCGGAAAGTCCCTATCATTGCTCCGCTTGAGCAAGCCTTCGGCGCTGACTGCTATATCTCTAATGATACCAACATGATCACCGAGGCCCTCCATTGGTCCGATCCGGAACGCTACAGCGGCACATTCGCCGTTGTCATGCTCGATTACGGTGTTGGCATGGGACTTTATCTCGACGATCACTTGTTTTCCGGCGCCAGCGGAACAGCAGCAGAGTTCGGTCACGCCAATCATATTCCCGGTGGAGCCCTGTGCCGATGTGGCAAAGAAGGCTGCCTTGAAGCCTATTTGTCCGACTATGCACTGGTACGTTCAGCGTCGCAGCTTCCGGAAGACACCGACCCGGCAACCATTGAAGCCGGGGTATCCGGATTAAAGAAACTGATCGAACGCGCAGATGCCGGTGATGAAAATGCACGTAGAGCCTTTCATCAGGCCGGACGTGTGCTCGGCTATGGTCTAGCCCGTGTGATTGCGCTCATCGACCCCAAACGCATTGTTCTGACTGGCGCTGCTATGCGTGCCTACACCTTCATGGAAAAGGGGGTTTGGGAAGGACTTAAAGACGCGCTCGTGGAAGATCTGCGCAACAACTTCACGCTCGATGTCATGCCCTGGAATGAAGATTTTATCCGCACCGGCCTTGTTGCCCAGTCTATGGAACGGCTGGATAAGGACTTTTTGGGAGTACAGGTCAAAGCACCAAGGCAGGAAGCTTCATGA